A stretch of the Musa acuminata AAA Group cultivar baxijiao chromosome BXJ2-7, Cavendish_Baxijiao_AAA, whole genome shotgun sequence genome encodes the following:
- the LOC135617708 gene encoding probable apyrase 6: MDLSSLQSRASSSSSAGAYFPPHRTQLHPRLYYAPPPPAPRTPLCGGGDRRWILSAGLLILPFLFYLFAAAGRAHLSSHFDAPRPKGFGLVIDAGSSGSRIHVFEFLNEGRIPFVGFDGKGSVSMRVKPGLVAFAAAPEEAGGSILKLLEFAKGRVPTAEWRTTKVQLIENGGLGSCPLRVRTAILESCRQVLRSSGFMFRDDWVSTITGQQKGIYAWIAANYVLGTLGGNHQETMGIIELGGASAQITFVPEEPPPLEYSRMLKLPGVTYNLYCKSIHQAGQDLAWESLTELRNSSIVATASGSIEGPIRSSCIPKGYNRSSIATSNALQKNISHDVEGNFATCRSKAYMFLQQGEILQRFKADMQGQQLAFEKFFYISELFGMTPKASLSDVEAAGRHYCEDHWVSLKEEHFGIDEMDLKKYCFSSAFMVSLLHDGLGIPMEEKRIGFAVPTGSSPLDWTLGAFILQTVVETESGAETITNIAGSDTLTFISLFAILLLVTLSVLYVWNWRRPRLKTIYDLEKGHYIVTRMPV, translated from the exons ATGGATCTCTCCTCCCTCCAATCCCGggcttcctcgtcctcctccgccgGTGCCTACTTCCCCCCGCACCGGACCCAGCTCCACCCCCGCTTGTACTACGCGCCCCCTCCCCCGGCCCCCCGCACCCCACTCTGCGGCGGAGGTGACCGTCGCTGGATCCTCTCTGCCGGCCTCCTGATCCTTCCGTTCCTCTTCTACCTCTTTGCTGCCGCCGGCCGCGCTCACCTCTCGTCCCACTTCGATGCCCCTCGACCCAAGGGCTTCGGCCTCGTAATCGACGCCGGCTCATCCGGATCCCGGATCCACGTCTTCGAGTTCCTCAATGAGGGGAGGATCCCTTTTGTTGGCTTCGATGGCAAGGGGTCGGTGTCGATGCGGGTGAAGCCCGGGTTGGTTGCGTTCGCTGCGGCGCCGGAGGAGGCTGGTGGGTCGATTCTGAAGCTTCTGGAGTTTGCCAAGGGGAGGGTACCGACGGCGGAGTGGAGGACGACGAAGGTGCAGCTGATCGAGAACGGAGGGTTGGGGAGCTGTCCGTTGCGCGTGAGGACGGCGATCTTGGAATCTTGCAGGCAGGTGCTGAGGTCGTCTGGGTTCATGTTTAGGGATGATTGGGTTTCCACCATCACTG GCCAACAAAAAGGTATCTATGCTTGGATAGCTGCCAACTATGTCCTTGGGACATTAGGAGGGAATCATCAGGAAACTATGGGGATAATTGAACTTGGTGGGGCTTCTGCTCAG ATTACATTTGTTCCAGAAGAGCCACCTCCCTTGGAATACTCTCGGATGCTTAAACTGCCTGGTGTTACTTATAACCTTTACTGCAAAAGTATTCACCAAGCTGGTCAG GATTTAGCATGGGAATCATTGACAGAATTACGTAACTCCAGCATTGTGGCAACAG CTTCAGGCAGTATTGAGGGACCTATCAGGTCTTCATGCATTCCTAAAGGGTACAATCGAAGTTCTATTGCAACATCAAATGCACTTCAAAAGAACATCTCACATGATGTAGAGGGTAATTTTGCTACATGTAGATCGAAGGCCTATATGTTCCTGCAACAAG GTGAAATTTTACAAAGATTTAAGGCTGATATGCAAGGACAACAACTTGCTTTTGAGAAATTTTTCTACATTTCAGAG TTGTTTGGGATGACACCAAAGGCATCTTTATCAGATGTAGAAGCTGCTGGACGTCACTATTGCGAGGATCATTGGGTTAGTCTAAAAGAGGAACACTTTGGCATTGATGAGATGGACCTGAAAAAATATTGCTTTTCATCTGCTTTTATGGTGTCGCTACTACATGATGGTCTTGGAATTCCTATGGAGGAAAAGCG GATAGGGTTTGCTGTTCCCACCGGAAGCAGTCCTCTCGATTGGACACTGGGTGCATTCATTCTGCAAACGGTGGTGGAAACCGAGTCTGGTGCAGAAACCATCACAAACATTGCTGGGAGTGATACATTAACATTCATTTCATTGTTTGCAATTCTTCTATTAGTAACTCTTTCTGTGCTTTATGTATGGAATTGGCGAAGACCAAGGTTGAAGACAATTTATGACCTGGAAAAGGGACATTACATAGTTACTCGGATGCCTGTATGA
- the LOC135617707 gene encoding phosphatidylinositol 3,4,5-trisphosphate 3-phosphatase and protein-tyrosine-phosphatase PTEN2A-like gives MESQQLGEQSFPPPVTSPGNQSSASPRQDASVETQSMFSTSGISSWARNLKFPQSSGQEDLQSGNAGKSTFSRITSGFGFRLSPKSSQSEEDVAEGSSTTTQPGVLGSLTKGFVDTSRSAVKAVQVKARHIVSQNKRRYQEGGFDLDMTYITENIIAMGFPAGDMSSGFFGYVEGFYRNHMEEVIKFFETHHKGKYKVYNLCSERLYDASLFEGKVACFPFDDHNCPPIQLITSFCQSAYSWLKEDIENVVVVHCKAGMARTGLMISSLLLYLKFFPTAEESMEYYNQKRCIDGKGLVLPSQIRYVKYFERILTYFNGENQPSRRCMLKGFRLHRCPYWIRPSITVSNHNGVLFSTKKHSRTKDLMPEDFWFSAPKKGIMVFALPGEPGLTEVAGDFKIHFHDRQGDFYCWLNTTFTENRKILNTSDLDGFDKRKLPSPGFQIEIVLVDYDASNSPRQIGSNANKESAPDTTSATATKEIRTPPSKVDSDSRSQDKDDVFSDSEAEETGSSKRRRDKVAGDTDGSTVTAKGAEMKSSKEEATAIAQAIRQVTLKNEAGAKNVPDSSDVKIEGSSKSLPVETPELGSTTMSEFKAIAADASVFSFGDDEDYESE, from the exons ATGGAGTCGCAGCAACTTGGTGAGCAGTCATTTCCACCACCTGTTACATCCCCCGGCAATCAAAGTTCTGCTTCTCCTAGACAAGATGCTTCTGTCGAAACGCAATCCATGTTCTCCACTTCTGGTATATCCTCATGGGCCAGAAATCTTAAATTTCCACAGTCATCTGGCCAAGAGGATCTGCAGTCTGGAAATGCAGGAAAGTCAACATTTTCACGTATCACTAGTGGATTTGGGTTTCGTTTGTCACCAAAATCTTCTCAGTCTGAAGAGGATGTCGCTGAGGGTTCCTCAACAACCACACAACCTGGAGTTCTGGGTTCTTTGACAAAAGGTTTCGTTGATACATCCAGAAGTGCAGTAAAGGCTGTCCAAGTAAAGGCTCGGCACATagtttctcaaaataaaagaagatATCAG GAAGGTGGATTTGATTTGGATATGACATACATTACTGAGAATATTATTGCCATGGGTTTCCCGGCAGGTGACATGAGCTCAGGTTTTTTTGGATATGTTGAG GGATTTTATCGCAACCATATGGAAGAAGTGATCAAGTTCTTTGAAACTCACCATAAG GGTAAGTATAAAGTATACAATTTATGTTCAGAGAGGCTTTATGATGCATCTCTATTTGAGGGAAAG GTGGCTTGCTTCCCTTTTGATGATCATAACTGCCCTCCAATTCAACTTATTACATCATTCTGTCAAAGTGCGTACTCATGGTTGAAGGAGGACATTGAAAATGTGGTTGTTGTTCATTGTAAAGCTGGTATGGCAAGGACAGGGTTGATGATTTCTAGCCTTCTTCTGTATCTAAAG TTCTTTCCTACCGCTGAAGAGTCCATGGAATATTACAACCAGAAAAGATGTATAGATGGAAAAGGACTTGTTCTCCCAAGTCAGATT AGGTACGTCAAATATTTCGAGCGTATCTTGACATACTTCAATGGTGAAAATCAGCCGAGCCGCAG GTGCATGCTTAAAGGGTTTCGTCTTCATAGGTGTCCTTATTGGATCCGGCCTTCAATTACTGTTTCTAATCATAATG GAGTCCTCTTCTCAACAAAGAAGCATTCAAGAACCAAAGATCTAAtg CCCGAAGATTTCTGGTTTAGTGCACCAAAGAAGGGGATCATGGTCTTTGCTTTACCAGGCGAGCCTGGTTTGACTGAGGTGGCTGGCGATTTTAAGATTCACTTCCATGATCGACAAGGAGATTTTTACTG CTGGTTAAATACAACATTTACGGAGAACAGGAAGATCTTGAATACTTCTGACCTTGATGGCTTTGACAAG AGAAAGTTGCCCTCTCCAGGATTCCAGATTGAAATCGTGCTTGTGGATTATGATGCTTCTAATTCTCCACGACAGATTGGGTCAAATGCCAACAAGGAATCTGCTCCAGACACCACGTCTGCCACTGCAACAAAAGAAATTCGCACTCCACCTTCAAAAGTTGACAGCGACTCTAGAAGCCAAGACAAGGATGACGTCTTCTCGGACAGCGAAGCAGAAGAAACTGGTTCCTCCAAGAGGAGGCGTGACAAGGTGGCTGGTGATACTGATGGATCTACGGTTACAGCTAAAGGAGCTGAAATGAAGTCTTCAAAAGAGGAAGCCACAGCCATAGCACAAGCCATCAGACAAGTTACACTGAAAAATGAAGCAGGAGCTAAGAATGTGCCTGATTCATCTGATGTGAAAATTGAAGGGAGCAGCAAGAGTTTGCCGGTGGAGACTCCTGAACTGGGGTCTACCACTATGAGTGAATTCAAGGCAATCGCAGCAGATGCTTCAGTCTTCTCCTTTGGTGACGATGAAGACTACGAGAGTGAATGA